A window of the Cannabis sativa cultivar Pink pepper isolate KNU-18-1 chromosome X, ASM2916894v1, whole genome shotgun sequence genome harbors these coding sequences:
- the LOC115703132 gene encoding uncharacterized protein LOC115703132, with protein MDKSDTKSREKNRTKIGQATTTTTAFGLGGGALAVAGLVAFYAIKRYRRNKGGCTTKTPKECFFKCLPKKDEDSGGLHSLLETSSSSPLDSSSKSSDHETSNMSTVVATQEMKNFTELEITLENALHLEEDPKVDLQMQSAKGDTEEVARPAEDNTEERTYYMNKNDVIFNNTDAQELKTTQDKRTEEKIKELEITGEEVRSYRFFVRILYVMLLLLLFYRRFPLLLVMLLLHLFTCSGRFKALL; from the exons ATGGACAAAAGTGATACCAAAAGCAGAGAAAAAAACAGGACTAAGATTGGCCAAgccactactactactactgccTTTGGACTTGGTGGAGGAGCCTTGGCTGTGGCTGGTTTAGTGGCCTTTTATGCTATCAAGAGATACAGAAGAAACAAGGGTGGTTGTACTACTAAAACACCCAAAGAATGCTTTTTCAAATGTTTGCCAAAGAAGGATGAAGATTCAGGTGGATTGCATTCTCTTCTTGAGACATCTTCTTCATCCCCTCTTGACAGTTCAAG TAAATCATCAGATCATGAAACTTCAAACATGAGCACGGTGGTGGCGACCCAG GAAATGAAAAATTTTACTGAACTGGAAATAACATTAGAGAATGCCCTCCATCTAGAGGAGGATCCTAAGGTTGATCTGCAAATGCAATCAGCCAAAGGCGACACCGAAGAGGTAGCACGTCCAGCAGAAGACAATACAGAGGAACGAACCTACTACATGAATAAAAACGATGTCATTTTCAACAATACAGACGCGCAAGAGTTGAAAACAACTCAGGACAAACGAACAGAGGAGAAGATAAAGGAGTTGGAGATTACTGGAGAAGAAGTGAGGTCGTACAggttttttgttagaattttgtaCGTAATGCTCCTGCTGCTGCTCTTTTACCGTCGTTTTCCCCTGCTTCTGGTAATGCTACTTCTGCACCTATTTACTTGTTCAGGGAGGTTCAAAGCACTGTTGTAA
- the LOC115714955 gene encoding proline-rich protein 3-like, producing MARSSLCITSLLLLSLVIFASAHYDIKPNKLKTPTKQQYGKPKPDEKIKSTPTKPNYAQPEGIKKKTNYAPSKPVYHDQKPKEIPTKSNYKGASPVPQQENKSILPITTIAVQGLVLCKQGLKYFPIQGAVAKIICIAECEEGYKTKTLSILSGASDAKGYFYATLLSPSTLIGDHINNIWNLKECKAYLDHSPLESCNIPTNINDGIHGHLLSSYNVLKHTSTKLFSVGPFYYSTSSYQPKSPSSPTPAY from the exons ATGGCTCGTTCAAGCTTATGCATtacctctcttcttctcttgtcCTTAGTCATTTTTGCCTCTGCTCATTATGATATTAAACCTAATAAGCTTAAAACCCCTACAAAACAACAATATGGGAAACCAAAGCCAGATGAAAAGATAAAATCTACTCCTACAAAACCAAACTATGCACAACCTGAAGGCATTAAGAAGAAAACCAATTATGCTCCTTCAAAACCTGTGTATCATGATCAGAAGCCAAAAGAAATTCCCACCAAATCAAACTACAAGGGAGCATCACCAGTTCCACAACAAGAAAATAAGAGTATACTTCCAATAACTACTATTGCTGTTCAAGGACTTGTTTTATGTAAGCAAGGCCTCAAATACTTCCCCATTCAAG GAGCTGTGGCTAAGATAATATGTATAGCTGAGTGTGAAGAAGGCTACAAGACAAAAACATTGTCAATCCTAAGTGGAGCATCTGATGCAAAAGGGTATTTCTATGCAACATTATTATCTCCATCTACACTTATTGGAGATCATATTAATAACATTTGGAATCTCAAGGAATGCAAGGCCTACTTGGATCATTCTCCATTGGAATCCTGCAATATTCCAACTAATATTAATGATGGTATTCATGGTCATCTTCTTTCTTCCTACAATGTCCTCAAGCACACCAGCACAAAATTATTCTCAGTTGGACCCTTTTACTACTCTACTAGCTCTTACCAACCTAAATCACCATCATCTCCCACTCCAGCctattaa